CGCGCTGGAACGCCGGCGCCCTGCTGGCCACGCTGGCCATCGGCGCGGTGCTGTATGTGGGCCAGGCGATCCTCGTGCCGCTGGCGCTGGCCACGCTGCTGGCCTTTGTGCTCGACCCGCTGGTGGGCTGGCTGCGCCGCGTGGGCCTGCCGCGCACCCCGGCCGTGGTGGCGGTGATGCTGGCCACCGTGCTGGTGCTGGGCGCCACCTCGTTTTTCGTGGCCGGCCAGGTGGCCCATCTGGCCAAGAACCTGCCCACCTACCAGTCGACCGTGCAGAGCAAGCTGCGCGCGCTGCGCGAGCAGCTGGCCAGCTCCTCAGGCAGCTTCGACGCCACCTCGCGCATGCTCGACGCGCTGGGCGGCGAGCTCGACGCCGCGCGGCGCGAGCTGGCCGGCCCCAGCACCGAGACGCCGCCGATCCGCGTGGCCATGGGCAGCGAGCCGCGCAGCGCATTGCAGGCGCTGGGCGATCTGGTCGAGCCGCTGCTGGGCCCGCTGGGCACGGCCGGCGCGGTGCTGCTGTTTCTGCTGTTCGTGCTGATCGAGCGCCACGACATGCGCGACCGCCTGCTGCGCCTGACCGGCGGCGACCTGCACCGCAGCACCGACGCGCTGGGCGAGGCCGGCCAGCGCGTCAGCCGCTACCTCACGATGCAGCTGCTGGTGAACCTGAGCTACGGCCTGCCGCTGGGCCTGGGCCTGTGGCTGATCGGCGTGCCCGGCGCACCGCTGTGGGGGCTGCTGGGCGCGCTGCTGCGCTTCGTGCCCTATGTCGGGCCGCTGGTGGCGGCGGTGTTTCCGCTGACGCTGGCCTTCGCCGTCGACCCCGGCTGGCAGATGGTGCTGTGGACGCTGGCGTTGGTGGCCACGCTCGAGCTGATCATCAACAACCTGGTCGAGCCCTGGCTGTACGGCGCCAGCACCGGCCTGTCGGCCCTGGCCATCGTCGTCTCGGCCATGTTCTGGACTCTGCTGTGGGGCCCGGTGGGCCTGATCCTGGCCACGCCGCTGACCGTGTGCCTGGCGGTGCTGGGCCGCCATGTCACGCAGCTGGCCTGGCTGGATGTGCTGCTGGGCAGCGAGCCGGTGTTCGACCAGCCCACCCGCCTGTACCAGCGCCTGCTGGCCGGCGATGTGGAAGAGGCCATCGAGATGTGCGAGGCCCAGGCCCGCACCGACGGCCTGCTGGCCTGCTACAGCGGCACCGCCGTGCCGGCCATGGCCCTGGCCGCGCGCGAGCACAGCCGCGCCGCCAGCGCCGAGCACCGCCACCGGGTCAGCACCGGCATGAGCACCCTGCTGCGCAGCCTGCGCGACGAACTGCCACCGCCCGACGACGCCGCGGCCGAGCGCCCCGGCGGCCGCAACGCCAGCGCCGCCGGTGCCGGCACGCCGCCAGGCCGCCGCGCGCGCGTGCTGTGCGTTGGCGCCCGCTGGGAGGTCGACACCCTGGCCGCCGAGATGCTGGCCCATGCGCTGGCCCACCAGGGCGTGGCCACCCGGCTGGCCCCGGCCGCCGCCGTCAGTGCCGACCATCTGCAGACGCTGGATCTGCAGGGCATCGAGGTGCTGTGCCTGTCGGTCTTCAGCAGCACGCCCGAGGCCCAGCTGCGCTACATCGCCCGCCGCCTCAAGCGCCGCGCCCCGGGCCTGCGCCTGCTGGTGGGGCTGTGGAACGCCCCGCCGCAGCTGCTGCAGCCCGATGGTGCCGAGCGCCTGGGCGTGGATGCCGTGGCGCGCACCCTCAGCGAGCTGGTGCAGCGCCTGCAGACCTGGCTGAGCCAGCCCGCCAGCGGCCCTGCCGCGCCACCAACGGCGCCACCGCAAGAGCGCCAGCGCGTGCAGGCCCTGCGCGACAGCGGCGCACTGGCGCCGGCCCGGCGCGCCCTGCTCGACCGCGCCGCGCTGCGCGCCGCCGATGTGCTGGCCGCGCCGATGGCCATGGTCACGCTGGTCGACGCCGACGACGCGCTGTGGCAGGGCGCTGCCGGGCTCGACCTGCATGCCCCCGACCTGCCGCGCCGCCAGCCGCGCCAGGCCACGCTGTGCCATCAGGTGGTGCTGGACGGTGCGGCGCTGTTCGTGCCCGACATCGAACGCGACCCGCGCTTTGCCGCCCATGCTTCGCGCCAGGCCCTGGGCCTGCGCAGCTATGCCGGCGCGCCGCTGCTCAACGCCGAGGGCCTGGCCATCGGCACGCTGTGCGTGGTCGACACCGTGCCGCGGGCGCTGAGCGAGGCCGAACAGGCCCTGCTGCAGACCATGGCCCGCTCGCTGATGCTGCAGCTGGCACGCTTGGCGCGCTTGTCGCAGGCCCCGCCCTCGGCGGCTGCCGACCGGGCAGCCGACACCGCCCACGACGCCGCCACCGCCCGCGATGGCCTGGGCCCGCTGGGCGCGGTGCCGGCCGCATGAGCACCGCTGCCCGCCCGCCCGGCACCCCGCCGCCGGCGCCAGCGACCCGCCCGCCGCGCCCGCGCCGCGCCGCGCTGGGGCCCATCCTGCGCGCCGCGGTGCAGGGCTGGATCGACGACCGGGCCGCCAGCATGGGCGCGGCACTGGCCTACTACACGCTGTTCTCGATGGCGCCGCTGCTGCTGATCGCCATCTCGGTGGCTGGGCTGGCCTTTGGCGCCGAAGCGGCGCGCGGCGAGATCGTGCGCCAGCTGGCCGGCGTGGTTGGCCGCGAGGCCGCGCTGGCCGTGCAGGGCCTGCTCGACAGCGTGAGCCGGCCCAGCGATGGCCTGGCCGGCGCGCTGGGCGGCCTGGCGCTCACGCTGGTGGGCGCCACCACCGTGCTGGCCGAGCTGCAGGATGCGCTCGACCGCATCTGGCGCGCGCCGGGCACGCCGCGCCAGGCCTGGTGGCTGCTGTTGCGCGCCCGCCTGCTGTCCTTCGGCCTGATTTTGGGGCTGGGCTTTCTGATGATGGTGTCGATGCTGGCCAGCACCGCCATCACCGCGCTGCAGGCCTGGTCGGTGCAGTGGCGCGGCGACTGGGGCCTGGCGATGCAGGTGATGAACCTGGGGCTGAACTTCGTATTCGTGACCGTGCTGTTCGCGATGATCTACAAGCTGATGCCGCGGGTGCGCATCGCCTGGGCCGATGTGTGGATCGGCGCGCTGGTGACCGCGCTGCTGTTCACCGTGGGCCGCCTGCTGATCGGCGCCTACCTGGCCGACAGCGCGCTGGTCTCGGGTTTCGGCGCGGCCGGATCGCTGGCCGCCATCCTGGTATGGGTGTACTACTCGGCGCAGATCTTCCTGCTGGGCGCCGAGTTCACCTGGGCCTATGCCCACCATGCCGGCTCGCGCCGCCAGGCGCCCCAGCCGGGCTTGTCGGGCTTGTCGGGCTTGTCGGGCTTGTCGGGCTTGTCGGGCTTGCCGGGCTTGCCGGCGCCGGCCCCGCATGCCAACCCGGTGCCGTCCTACAGCGCCGCGCAGCCCGCGCCGATGCAGCCGCCGGCCGCGCGCTCCTAAGCTGAACCCAGCACCGACACCCCAGCCCCGCCGGGCCCCGGTCGGCCCCGCCACCCGCACCGCAAAGGACATCCACCATGATCAAGTGGGCCCTCATCTTCGCCGCCATCTCCCTGGTCGCCGGCCTGCTCGGCTTCAGCGGCGTGGCCGCCGGCGCGGCCGGCATCGCCAAGCTGCTGTTCGTGCTGTGCCTGGTGATCTTTCTGGTGCTCATTGCACTGGCCGTGATGGGCGTGGGCGCCCTGCGGCGCTGATCCGGGCCCAACACCTCGCCGGCGCAGGCCGGCCGCAATCCTTCACCCGGCCTGGCGGGGGCGGCATACCCGCCCACCCCAGCCCACCCCAGCCCGACCCAGCAACCCACCCCAGCCAACCCGGAGAGCCAGCCATGCCCGCCAAGCCCACCCCGATCCAGCGCGCCCAGCCGCGCAGCAACCCGCCCGCGCCCGAGCATGTGCTCGCGCTCGACCAGGCGGCGCTGGACGCCGCCCGCAAGAACCTCGACGAAGGCGCGGTCACGCCCGGCTACGGCCCCTGGCGCGACAGCATCGTCAAGCTGCTCAACGACGCGCTGGCCACCGAGCTGGTGTGCGTGCTGCGCTACAAGCGCCACCACTTCACCGCGCATGGCATGGCCTCGCCGGCCATCGCCGCCGAGTTTCTGGTGCATGCCAACGAAGAGGCGGCCCATGCCGACAAACTGGCCGAGCGCATCGTGCAGCTCGGTGGCGAGCCCGACTTCTCGCCGGCCACGCTGCTAGAGCGCAGCCATGCCGACTACGACGACTCCGACGAGCTGATGGCCATGGTGCGCGCCAACCTGGTGGCCGAGCGGGTGGCGGTGGAAAGCTACCGCCAGATGATCGCGCTGATCGGCGACAAGGACCCCGGCACCCGCCGCCTGCTCGAAGGCATCCTCATCGACGAGGAAGAGCACGCCGACGAGCTGGCCGACCTGCTCGAAGAGTGAGCGCCCGGCCCGCGGTCTTCGGCCTGGCGGCCGCCGGGCTGGCGCTGGCCGCCGGGCTGCAGTCGGGCTGTGCCATCGGCGCGCTGCGCAGCGACGAGGCCGCCCAGGCCGCCGCCGCCGTGCCGGCCCGGGTGTCGGCCAGCGCGGTGGCCCGCGCGGTGGACGTGACCGGCCGCCGCGGCCGCCTGAGCGCCGCGCAGCGCGAGGCGCTGATCCAGCGCATCGGCGCGCAGGGCGGCGCCAACCAGCTCAACCGCCACCTGCTGGCGATGGCCTCGTTCGACGAGGTCGACCTGTTCGCGCACAACCAGACCACCCTGCTGATCGACGGGCCCAGCACCTTTGCGGCCATGTTCGCGGCCATCGAGCAGGCCCGCCAGAGCGTGCTGCTGCAAAGCTACATCATCGAAGACGCCGCCATCTCGCAGCGCCTGGCCGAGCTGCTGGCACGCAAGCGCGCCCAAGGCGTGGCGGTGGCCGTGCTCTACGACGACCTGGGATCGATCGGCACGCCGCGGCAGTTCTTGCAGGCCCTGCAGGCGGCCGGCGTGCCCACCTGCGCCTTCAACCCGGTGAGCCCGTTCAAGCGGCCCGGCTACTGGGGCATCTCGCACCGCGACCACCGCAAGATCCTCACGGTGGACCGCGGCACCGGCTTCACCGGCGGCATCAACATCAGCGCCGTGTATGCCTCGGGCTCGTTCGGCCGCGCCCGCCTGCGCACCGCCAGCGATGCCCAGCGCAGCGGCTGGCGCGACACCCAGGTGCGCCTGCAGGGCCCGGCCGTGGCGGCGCTGGAGGATGTGATGCGCAAGACCTGGGCCGACCAGGGCTGCCGCACGCCGCTGCCGGCCCCGGCCAGCGCGCCGGCACTGGCGCCGGCCGCCGCCGACGTGGTGCGCATCGTGCCCTCGGGCCCCGACGACGCCGACAGCCGCATCTACGCGATGCTGCTCAATGCCATCGACACCGCCAGCCGCAGCGTGCAGCTGACGATGGCCTATTTCGCCCCCGGCCAGGAGATGGTGGACGCGCTGTGCGACGCCGCGCGCCGCGGCGTCGACGTGCGCCTGATCCTGCCTTCGATCAGTGACTTCGCGCCGGTTCTGCACGCCGGGCGCAGCCACTACCAGCGCCTGCTCGAGGCCGGCGTGCGCCTGTACGAGCTGGACGACGCGGTGCTGCATGCCAAGACCGCGGTGATCGACGGCGTGGTGTCCACCGTGGGTTCCAGCAACATGGACTGGCGCAGCTTCGTGGCCAACAACGAGGTCAATGCGGTGGTCTTCGGCGAGAACTTCGGCAGCGCCATGGACACGGTGTTCCAGAACGACCTGCGCCGCTCCACCGAGATCACGCCGGCGCTGTGGGC
This portion of the Aquabacterium sp. OR-4 genome encodes:
- a CDS encoding AI-2E family transporter — its product is MTDARPALAPPAALAPATAPAPASEPGAAQAAATGAALVEPLQRPRWNAGALLATLAIGAVLYVGQAILVPLALATLLAFVLDPLVGWLRRVGLPRTPAVVAVMLATVLVLGATSFFVAGQVAHLAKNLPTYQSTVQSKLRALREQLASSSGSFDATSRMLDALGGELDAARRELAGPSTETPPIRVAMGSEPRSALQALGDLVEPLLGPLGTAGAVLLFLLFVLIERHDMRDRLLRLTGGDLHRSTDALGEAGQRVSRYLTMQLLVNLSYGLPLGLGLWLIGVPGAPLWGLLGALLRFVPYVGPLVAAVFPLTLAFAVDPGWQMVLWTLALVATLELIINNLVEPWLYGASTGLSALAIVVSAMFWTLLWGPVGLILATPLTVCLAVLGRHVTQLAWLDVLLGSEPVFDQPTRLYQRLLAGDVEEAIEMCEAQARTDGLLACYSGTAVPAMALAAREHSRAASAEHRHRVSTGMSTLLRSLRDELPPPDDAAAERPGGRNASAAGAGTPPGRRARVLCVGARWEVDTLAAEMLAHALAHQGVATRLAPAAAVSADHLQTLDLQGIEVLCLSVFSSTPEAQLRYIARRLKRRAPGLRLLVGLWNAPPQLLQPDGAERLGVDAVARTLSELVQRLQTWLSQPASGPAAPPTAPPQERQRVQALRDSGALAPARRALLDRAALRAADVLAAPMAMVTLVDADDALWQGAAGLDLHAPDLPRRQPRQATLCHQVVLDGAALFVPDIERDPRFAAHASRQALGLRSYAGAPLLNAEGLAIGTLCVVDTVPRALSEAEQALLQTMARSLMLQLARLARLSQAPPSAAADRAADTAHDAATARDGLGPLGAVPAA
- a CDS encoding YihY/virulence factor BrkB family protein, which encodes MSTAARPPGTPPPAPATRPPRPRRAALGPILRAAVQGWIDDRAASMGAALAYYTLFSMAPLLLIAISVAGLAFGAEAARGEIVRQLAGVVGREAALAVQGLLDSVSRPSDGLAGALGGLALTLVGATTVLAELQDALDRIWRAPGTPRQAWWLLLRARLLSFGLILGLGFLMMVSMLASTAITALQAWSVQWRGDWGLAMQVMNLGLNFVFVTVLFAMIYKLMPRVRIAWADVWIGALVTALLFTVGRLLIGAYLADSALVSGFGAAGSLAAILVWVYYSAQIFLLGAEFTWAYAHHAGSRRQAPQPGLSGLSGLSGLSGLSGLPGLPAPAPHANPVPSYSAAQPAPMQPPAARS
- a CDS encoding DUF1328 domain-containing protein, which codes for MIKWALIFAAISLVAGLLGFSGVAAGAAGIAKLLFVLCLVIFLVLIALAVMGVGALRR
- a CDS encoding ferritin-like domain-containing protein, with the translated sequence MPAKPTPIQRAQPRSNPPAPEHVLALDQAALDAARKNLDEGAVTPGYGPWRDSIVKLLNDALATELVCVLRYKRHHFTAHGMASPAIAAEFLVHANEEAAHADKLAERIVQLGGEPDFSPATLLERSHADYDDSDELMAMVRANLVAERVAVESYRQMIALIGDKDPGTRRLLEGILIDEEEHADELADLLEE
- a CDS encoding phospholipase D-like domain-containing protein translates to MSARPAVFGLAAAGLALAAGLQSGCAIGALRSDEAAQAAAAVPARVSASAVARAVDVTGRRGRLSAAQREALIQRIGAQGGANQLNRHLLAMASFDEVDLFAHNQTTLLIDGPSTFAAMFAAIEQARQSVLLQSYIIEDAAISQRLAELLARKRAQGVAVAVLYDDLGSIGTPRQFLQALQAAGVPTCAFNPVSPFKRPGYWGISHRDHRKILTVDRGTGFTGGINISAVYASGSFGRARLRTASDAQRSGWRDTQVRLQGPAVAALEDVMRKTWADQGCRTPLPAPASAPALAPAAADVVRIVPSGPDDADSRIYAMLLNAIDTASRSVQLTMAYFAPGQEMVDALCDAARRGVDVRLILPSISDFAPVLHAGRSHYQRLLEAGVRLYELDDAVLHAKTAVIDGVVSTVGSSNMDWRSFVANNEVNAVVFGENFGSAMDTVFQNDLRRSTEITPALWAQRPLAQRAKESLARLFERLW